AGTCGTTTTGAGGGTGTTGGTACGCAGAATTACTTCTGCCGGCTCGTTAAGTTTCGCAATTTCGGCGGTCCAGAGCTTTTCTCCGAGCGATTTCTCGCAAAGTTCATCAATCCAATCCGGCACTGCTTCCCGATATTTCCTAATTTTAGAAAGTTCGTCGAACTTCCCTTTAATTCGTCTTTCGGGAGTGGGTTCAATCTGCTTCCAGTCCGGTAGTTTAATTCCCTTAAGAACCGCCCAAACCGCCCACATACGAAACAGGTCCGGCCTACTAAAGGGTGCTTTGGTCGCTGCGATTTCAGTATACAGTCGCTTGTAACGTACCATTTCATAGGTGGTTTCAGCAATAAAACCCCTGTCTCTAGAACCCCAGCGTTTATCATACTTCAACACTTTTTGAACCACCTTGTCCGCATATTCGTTTTCATTGAATATTAAGTTCAAGGCATCGATAACAGCAAATACTAGATTTCTATGGAGTTTCATCTCGGAAATTTAAGGTTGCAAAGGTATTGTTTTAGAAGCGATTCCATTTATTTTTGAAAAAAATTATATCATGCGGTATGCTCTTATTCTACTAATTCTCTTTTCAATAATCTCTTGTTCTGAAAGTAAGAATCAAAAGAATTTTACTTCTGTGAAGATTGAGAGCGTATTCGAAGATTCCTTAAGTATACGAGCTATTGAAATAATGGGAAATAGTTTGGCCTTTGCGGCCAACAAAGGTACGTTTGGCACGTTGGAGTTAAATACGGGAACGGTCAGGACCAATATTGAGAAGTACCATACGTATATTCCAGAATTTAGGTCGGTCGCATTTAATGCTACCGATTTTTTTATGCTCTCGGTCGGAAATCCGGCATTGTTATACAAGACCGGAGAAGATGGTAAGATGGATTTGGTCTACAAAGAAGAAGGTGAAGGCGTTTTCTACGATGCGATGACTTTTTGGAACAACCGCGAAGGCATAGCTATAGGTGATAGTGTAAACGGATGCTTGTCCATCATTATCACAAGAGACGGTGGACATCATTGGATGAAAATCCCATGTTCCGAACTACCGGCGGGAATTAAAGGAGAAGGTGCCTTTGCAGCCAGCAATACCAATATTAAAACAATTGGAGACAAAGCTTGGATAGCTACTACAAGCGGACGTATTCTTTTTTCTCCTGATAAAGGAAAAACCTGGAAATCCTTTCAAACACCTATTATAAATGAGGGCGATGCGGAAGGTATTTATTCAATTGATTTCTGGGATGAGAATTTAGGCATTGCCATAGGCGGTGATTATACGAAACCAGAGGTGAGTACGGCCAATAAGGCCATCACAAAAGATGGTGGAAAAACTTGGAAACTCCTGGCGGATGGACAACATCCTGAATACAAAAGTTGTATTCGTTTTGTTCCCGGTAGTAAAGGTCAAGAAATAGTAACACTTGGTTTTACCGGTATTTCGTATTCTAGTGATATAGGTTCAACTTGGAAAAAGTTGTCTGATGCACCGTTTTACACCATTCGCTTTCAGAACGATTCTGTTGCCTATGCGGCTGGTAAAAACAGCATTGCTAAATTGACTTTTAAAAGAGATTAATTAAGCGACCAGCTTTTAAAACAGGGAGTTATAAATTTACCTAGGACCGCCGCCACCGCCTTTATTGTGCCGGTATTGCTTGATGAGCTGTCGCTTAAATTCTTCCTCCGAACGCAGCAACAACAAGGTTTTTTTAGCTGAAATAACTTTGCTTATGTCCTTTAGGAAAGACTTGTCCAGTTCTTCTTCTTCCTCCTCAAAACTCAAATATTGTGTAAGCAGATTGGCTGCTTCTTTTTCCGTAAGATTAGCTGCATCCCTAATTTTACTCCGTATCTGGGTGCGTTCTTTTTTGCGCAGTGCATCTCTTTTATTTTCGTAGTCATTATAAACAGGCCAGAATTGCTGCGCTTCTTTAGCGCTCAACTCCAAACGTTCCGTTAAAAAGGCCACTTTTAAAGATTTTATTTTATCACGTCTCTCCTTGCTCTGGGCAAAAGAGCAGGTTATGGAGAATACCAGTAGTATTAATAATAAGTTATTCCTCATCTTCTAAATTTAAATCATCAAAATCATCAATATTTTCATCCAAGTAATCTACAATATGCGCTTCATTTAACTGCGTATTTAAAAAATCACTTATCTCCATTCCGTCAACAGGTATTTCCTCGGCTATTTCGTAGGAAGTGAGTCCAAAGTCGTTGTTTTCAAAATAAGAATCTATCTCGGAATTTGCCAAATCATCCCAAGAGGCTTGTTGTTCCGTATTCCAATTTAAACCTAACACCAAAAGAAATAGCGCAGCTACGGACGCAACAGCCATATAGTATTTTTTGAAAGGATGTAGCTGAACTACTTTCGTTTCTTTTACGTTTAATTTTTGCCGAATATTCGAATGCAAGTTTTCAAAATAACCATCGGGTAGGGCAAAGCCATCCTCTTTTGGTAGCTTTGGCGCTTCATGGCCTACAGCATCCTTAAGTGATTCCGACAACTTTTCAAAATAGCCGTCGGGAGTTTTAAAAGGATTATATTTATTGAATTCGTTCATCTTTATTGTTTGACTGTCAATCTTTTAAAAGGTTTAATCTTCACTCGCTAATCCAGATTTAAAATGAGCTAAAGCTTGCGGCTAAATCAATAGTAATTTTCTTCGTTGTGCTCATGGCTTGCTCCAAGGTTATTTCTTTAAATGTACCTTAATTTTTTTCACCGCTAAATGATAGGATGCTTTTAGTCCGCCAACCGAAGTGTCCAATATTTCCGAGATTTCCTCGTATTTCAATTCTTCAAAATACTTCATGTTAAAGACTAATTTTTGCTTTTCTGGCAAGGTAGCAATAGCTTTTTGTAGCTGAAGCTGAATGGCATCTCCTTCAAAATAGACATCGGCCGCTAAACTTTCCACCAATCGGTCCTGATATGCTCCATCGTTCAAGCCTAACTTTCTTGATTTCTGCTTTAGAAAACTTAAGGATTCGTTCGTTGCAATACGATACATCCACGAAAACAGCTTACTGTCTCCTTTAAACCCATCAATATTGCGGTACACTTTTATGAACGTGTTTTGCAATACATCATCTGCATCATCATGATTCAGTACAATTCTACGAATATGCCAATACAGTCGTTCCTTATACGTGTTTACTAACACCTCAAAGGCCTTTTCTTGAGTCGCTTTATGCTGTAATTCGTTAACTAAAGTTTCTTCTGCAATCAAAAGAGCGCTTATTTCTTATTTGGACTACTAAATTGATAATTAGTTTAATTTCATTTGTTTCTTTTTTGGCAAAAAGGTCTATTTACGGAGCAATAACGTCGGAAAATGATATTAGGGAAAGCCCTGAAGCCTTAACAAGCTCAACATTAATTGCTACACAAGCGTCAGAAAGTTATAAATCTCGATTATCAAGTAAGCTGTAATAAAATGGGTTATGCGTCAAGGGATTGCATGGTGACCAACTTTTTATAGGTACCGTTCTTTTCTATGAGTTCTAGGTGTGTACCTTGCTCTACGATTTCTCCTTTCTGAAGTACTACTATATTGTCCGCATTCTGAATGGTAGATAAGCGATGGGCGATTACAATGGAGGTACGGTTCTTCATCATTTTTTCTAACGCATCCTGTACCAATCGTTCACTTTCTGTATCCAAGGCTGAGGTGGCCTCATCCAAAATCATGATCGGCGGATTCTTTAAGACCGCCCGTGCTATGGATAAACGCTGTTTTTGACCACCGCTTAGTTTATTACCGCTATCGCCAATATTGGTGTCGTAACCCTTTGGCAGGTCCATGATAAAATCATGGGCATTGGCAATTTTAGCGGCCTCCTGTATTTCCTCTAAAGAGGCGCCCTCTTTTCCCAGACCAATATTGTTCTGAACGGAATCATTGAATAGAATGGAGTCTTGGGTAACCAAACCCAATAAACCTCGAAGCGATTTTTTTGAAAGGTCTTTTATATTGATGCCATCAATTTTGATGGTACCCTCGTTTACATCATAAAACCGTGTTACCAGATTGGCAATAGTACTTTTACCACTACCGGACTGCCCAACCAATGCCACCGTACCTCCCTTAGGAACATTTAGGCTAAAATCCTTTAGTACATAATCGGCCTCGTATTTAAAGGAAATGTTTTCTAGAGTGATATTGTTGTCAAAGGCTGTTTTCTCAATTGCATTATCAATTTCAGCAATAGGATTATTGGTCTCTAATATTTCCAGCACCCGTTCTGCCGCAGCGTTTCCTTTTTTTACGCCGTAAGACGCTTTACTAATGGCTTTGGCAGGTGTAAGGATATTATAGGCCAAGCCCATGTAGGCGATAAAAGAGGCGGGGTCTAGTGTTTCATCGACCAAAACCATTTTTCCGCCGAACCATAATAACACCCCTATGACTAAAATACCTAAAAACTCACCTGTAGGAGAAGCAAGGTTTTGACGATTTAGAAGGGTATTGCTGAAATTAAAAAAACGTTGAGTAGAGGCACTGAAAGTTTGGTAAAAACGGGATTCGGAATTAAATGCCTTTATAACTCGCAGTCCACTCAGTGTTTCTTCTATGACCGATAAAAATTCGCCTTGCTCTCTTTGAACATCATCAGATTTCTTTTTCAGGGATTTTCCTATTCTAGATATTATCATCCCGGCAAGAGGTATGAAAATAAATACGAATAGCGTTAGTTTTCCACTGATTCCGAACATAATAAGAATGGTGAACAAGATGGTCAACGGTTCACGTACTATAAGTTCTAGAATAGAGAGGAATGAATGCTGAATTTCCAATACATCAGAAGATATTCTAGCGATAACGTCACCTTTTCGTTTTTCTGAATAATAAGAAATAGGGAGTTCGGTTATTTTTTGATACATGCTATTCCTGATGTCTTTGAGTACACCATTCCTTAAAAAGGTGATAAAATACATAGCCAAGTAATTGAAAAGATTTTTCAGTAGAAAGAGGACTAAGATTAATCCAATAACCAGTATAAGTGCTTTCATTTTGTCTTCTCCTGCATATTGCGTAACATGGTAACCCAAATAGTCTATAAAATAGTCTTTAGCGTTACTGATACCTTCAAAAACAGGAAGTTCAGTGACTGGCTCCGTTTGCTCAAACAGCACATTAAGCATTGGAATCAATGCTGCAAACGAAAGTGCACTGAACAGCGCATAAAGGATATTAAAGAAAATATTTAGATAGCCATAACGGCTGTAGGGTTTCGCAAAGCGAAGAATCTTCTTGAAATAATCCATTAACTCAATTTAAGCTCGCTTAAAATGCGCGCTATTTTTGCATCTAGCGTAGCGGCTACAGCCTTGTAATTTGCTGCCGTATCCAATTTTGTATTGGTACTAATGTAGAATTTCACCTTGGGTTCCGTACCACTTGGTCTTGCTGCAACACGAGTACCATCTTCGGTTTCATAAATCAAAACATTGGATTTTGGAATATTTATAGCTTTTTCTTCTCCGGTAAGGACATTCTTGGCAGTAGAAGTATTGTAATCCTCTATCCACTTTACCTTAGAACCCGCAACGGAGCTTACAGGATTTTCCTTAAAGTCTTTTAGCATCTGCTTAATTTCTTCCGCGCCACTAATGCCCTTTTTAGTTATAGAAACCAAGTGTTCTTTGTAAAAACCGTAGTCAACATAGCAATCTATTAAATCCTTGTAGAAAGAACTGCCATTTGCTTTTGCCTCAGCCGCAATTTCGCAAGCGAGTAGGGTAGAAGTCACGGCATCTTTATCGCGGACAAAGTCGCCCACCATGTACCCGAAACTTTCCTCACCACCACCAATAAAATTGGATTCGGGAAAGTCTTTTATCATTTTTCCAATCCATTTGAATCCGGTCAAAGCAGTTTTGAATTCCACACCATAGGCTTTTGCCATCGTCTCCATCATAGGCGTAGAAACAATGGTGGTAGCAATAAATTCGTTCCCTTTAAAACCTTGTTCTTTTCTTTTTTCCAATAGGAATTTAGTCATCAGCACCATAGCTTGGTTTCCGTTGACAATTTCCATTTCCCCGTCTAGATTTCTAACGGCAATACCCAACCGGTCACTATCCGGGTCGGTACCTACAACCATATCCGCACCAATTTCTTCCGCTTTTTTAACGGCCATGGACAAGGCTTCCGATTCTTCTGGGTTTGGTGATTTTACCGTTGGGAAGTTTCCGTCTGGTTTAGCCTGTTCTTCTATGATGGTCACATTTTTGTAGCCCGCACGTTTCAGAACTTCCGGTATGGCGGTGATTGAAGTTCCGTGCAGGGAAGTAAAAACTATTTTGAAATCATCCTTTCCAGCAGCATTGAAATTCCCGTTTGCTACGGATGCTTCAATAAAGGCCTCGTCTACCTCTTTATCAATTACTTCGATTAAACTATCGTTGGATTGAAACTTGATATCTTCTACGCTAAGGGAGTTGATCTCGGAAATAATTTCACCATCTTGTGGGGGTACAATTTGTCCGCCGTCTGTCCAGTATACTTTATAACCGTTATATTCCGGAGGGTTGTGAGAAGCTGTCAATACAATTCCCGCATGGCAATTTAAATGACGTACCGCAAAAGAAAGTTCCGGAGTGGTGCGCAGTTCCGAAAAGAGGTATACTTTAATTCCGTTCGCGGAAAAGACTTCGGCCACGGTTCTAGCCAGTGTATCGCTGTTATGGCGACAATCAAAAGCAATAACCACTTTTATATCCTCGCCGGCATATGTTTTATTGAGGTAATTACTTAAACCCTGTGTACTCTTACCCAAGGTATATTTGTTGATTCTATTGGTACCAACGCCCATGACTCCGCGCATACCGCCAGTTCCAAATTCCATGTTTTTATAAAACCTGTCCTTTAGCTCATCGGTGTCATTTTCAATTAAATGCTGAATTTCTTTTTTAATGGCTGGGTCAAAAAAATCGGTCATCCAGCTTTTGGCGGTATCAAGGAAGTTATCCATGTAATCTGTTTTTGTTTAGTATTTAAATTTACAAAGAAAATTATATTCAAGAAGCGCTATAGAGCTATCTTATCGGCAATGACATATCTTTTTTCCTCTCGCTTGGAGCGTATCATAATTTCGCCTAAAAATCCGGCTAAAAATAACTGGGTCCCCATAACCATTGATGTCAACGCAATATAGAATTGTGGTCTATCCGTAATCAACCTTCCAAAGGGATTTAGGAATAGTTTATCAATACCTAAATAAAGGGCAAAACCAAATCCAATAAGAAACATGACAACTCCCAAAGCACCGAACAAGTGCATGGGTCTTTTTCCGAATTTAGAAACGAACCAAATGGTTATCAAGTCCAGAAAACCGTTTATAAAACGATCCATACCAAATTTTGTTTTCCCGTATTTTCTTGATTGATGTTGTACTACTTTCTCTCCGATTTTAGAGAAACCGGCATTTTTTGCCAAAACGGGGATGTAGCGGTGCATCTCCCCAGAAACTTCAATTGTTTTTATCACAGAACGGTCATAGGCTTTAAGACCGCAATTGAAGTCGTTCAATTTAACTCCGGAAGTACGGCGTGCGGCCCAATTAAAAAGTTTAGAAGGGAGGTTTTTAAAAATGATAGAGTCGTATCTTTTTTTCTTCCACCCGGATATAAGGTCATACCCCTCTGAACTGATTAAACTGTAAAGGGCCGGAATTTCCTCTGGATTATCTTGAAGGTCCGCATCCATAGTGATGACCACATCACCTGTAGCAGCGTTAAAACCTGCATGTAATGCTTGTGATTTTCCGAAATTACGAAGGAAACGAATACCTTTTACATTCGTATTCTCCTTTGAAAGTTTAGAAATGGTAGCCCAGGAAGCATCGGTACTACCATCGTCTACGAATATGATTTCGTATAAAAAATGATTGGATTGCATCACGGATACAATCCAATCATGAAGCTCTTTGAGCGATTCTTCTTCGTTTAATAAAGGAATTACAATAGATAGCTGCATTGGTTGCTTCAGAAATTCCTATCAAAAGTACAAACTTAGTCTAGATTTTCCTGTTTTTTTAGTACCAAGGCCGGAATTAAAGTCAAAATAAAACCAAAAAAGATGCTCCCCAATAGTCCGAAGGCGATTTGCATTACGGGCGTTTGAAATTTCTTACCCATGGCCAATTGCTCATCTATCTGGGCAGGAGTTAGCGACGAACCCTCCAACATTTTGTTCTTCTGAAATTCCATAGCCTTATCCAACATATCTGGATCAATTACGTTAGCCATTAACTGGTTGAATATTACACCAATAATTCCCCCAATAAGACAAAGCCCAACTCCAACTTTTAGCGCTTGTCCAAAGGACATAAATCCATTATTCGCTTTTTTGAATTGTACCAGGGCAAGTATGATTACTCCTAAGGTTATCAGGAGACTTATAATGATAGTCATGAAATCTCCTTGGTAGTGCATATCCATAGAGTAGAGCATTAATCCAAAAATGACTCCAATACCACCAGATAGTAGACCGTAATTAAGTGCGTATTTTCCTGTTTTAGGTTGATTTTCTTCCATAATTGTGTTTATTTAAGGTTGATTTACGTAGTTGGTATGTTTTTCTGATAAAATGTTACGTTTAATGTACAAAATTATTTCATCTTTTTTGAATTAATAAATTGCCTATTTCTAGAAAATAACTAAATTTGCAGCCTTAAAACCAGTGCCCGTCGGAATGGGTGCGTTAAAGTTTGAAACAATGCAAAAAGGAATACACCCAGAAAATTATAGATTAGTTGCCTTCAAGGACATGTCTAACGATGAAGTGTTTTTAACCAAATCCACTGCGGATACCAAGGAAACGGTAGAAGTGGATGGCGTAGAATACCCTTTGGTTAAATTGGAGATTTCTAGAACATCTCACCCGTTTTATACTGGCAAGGCTAAATTCTTGGATACGGCAGGACGTATTGATAAATTTAAGAACAAGTACAAAAAATTTGCTAAACCTGAAGCTGACAAGGCAAAAGAGGACGAGTAAAATTTTCTTACAGATAAATAAACGCCCTTGATTCAATATCGAGGGCGTTTTTTGTTTTAGAACAACTAAGTTTCTTGCCCTTGGTCAAGAATTCTTTAAAGAAGCTTCAGAATAGTTAATTTTGCAAAAAAATATTTCATGAACTATATTCTTTTTGATGGCTCGGTAAGGAATAATCTATTGCCTTTTACCTTTACGAGACCCGTAGGGGAAATCAGGATAGGGATTATGACCATAAAAGAAAAATGGGAAGCTTATCTAAAGGCTACTTTTTCATACCATACCGAGGATTATTTGGGAGTAAAATATCCTTTGATCTTAAAAAAGGATAACGTGTTTGTAAATGCGTCTTTTTTGCCTAATGAGCAACTAGTTACTGCAGTTAAGGAAATCAAAGAGAATCAGGCGCTATTTTCTAATGAAGGGTTGGTAGCCTATCGTTCCAGTGCGGTATTACAAGAAAAAGCTATTGACGCTTTGGATAAAGTTGTATTCGAGGCTGCTATTCTAAATATAGAACACACTTGGGATATCTTTTCCAAAAATGGTGAGGCACTACAGGCAGATTTTGAGTTTCTGACCAAGGGTAGGTTATCTCAACCTATTTCAAAAACTAATAGTCTTATTCACCCAGAGCGTATTTTTTTAGAGGAAGGCGCAAAGGTGGAGTACAGTATTCTTAATGCCACCGATGGGCCCATTTACATAGGTAAAAACGCGGAAATTTGGGAAGGAAGTCTCGTCAGGGGAGGTCTGGCTTTATGTGCCAATGCCACCATTAAAATGGGTGGTAAACTTTATGGACCAACGACCATTGGGCCACATTCTAAAGTTTGTGGCGAGGTAAGCAATTCCGTTATTTTTGGCTATTCTAGCAAAGGTCACGAAGGATATCTGGGAA
This genomic window from Maribacter sp. MJ134 contains:
- a CDS encoding WD40/YVTN/BNR-like repeat-containing protein, whose protein sequence is MRYALILLILFSIISCSESKNQKNFTSVKIESVFEDSLSIRAIEIMGNSLAFAANKGTFGTLELNTGTVRTNIEKYHTYIPEFRSVAFNATDFFMLSVGNPALLYKTGEDGKMDLVYKEEGEGVFYDAMTFWNNREGIAIGDSVNGCLSIIITRDGGHHWMKIPCSELPAGIKGEGAFAASNTNIKTIGDKAWIATTSGRILFSPDKGKTWKSFQTPIINEGDAEGIYSIDFWDENLGIAIGGDYTKPEVSTANKAITKDGGKTWKLLADGQHPEYKSCIRFVPGSKGQEIVTLGFTGISYSSDIGSTWKKLSDAPFYTIRFQNDSVAYAAGKNSIAKLTFKRD
- a CDS encoding RNA polymerase sigma factor, which encodes MIAEETLVNELQHKATQEKAFEVLVNTYKERLYWHIRRIVLNHDDADDVLQNTFIKVYRNIDGFKGDSKLFSWMYRIATNESLSFLKQKSRKLGLNDGAYQDRLVESLAADVYFEGDAIQLQLQKAIATLPEKQKLVFNMKYFEELKYEEISEILDTSVGGLKASYHLAVKKIKVHLKK
- a CDS encoding ABC transporter ATP-binding protein, with the translated sequence MDYFKKILRFAKPYSRYGYLNIFFNILYALFSALSFAALIPMLNVLFEQTEPVTELPVFEGISNAKDYFIDYLGYHVTQYAGEDKMKALILVIGLILVLFLLKNLFNYLAMYFITFLRNGVLKDIRNSMYQKITELPISYYSEKRKGDVIARISSDVLEIQHSFLSILELIVREPLTILFTILIMFGISGKLTLFVFIFIPLAGMIISRIGKSLKKKSDDVQREQGEFLSVIEETLSGLRVIKAFNSESRFYQTFSASTQRFFNFSNTLLNRQNLASPTGEFLGILVIGVLLWFGGKMVLVDETLDPASFIAYMGLAYNILTPAKAISKASYGVKKGNAAAERVLEILETNNPIAEIDNAIEKTAFDNNITLENISFKYEADYVLKDFSLNVPKGGTVALVGQSGSGKSTIANLVTRFYDVNEGTIKIDGINIKDLSKKSLRGLLGLVTQDSILFNDSVQNNIGLGKEGASLEEIQEAAKIANAHDFIMDLPKGYDTNIGDSGNKLSGGQKQRLSIARAVLKNPPIMILDEATSALDTESERLVQDALEKMMKNRTSIVIAHRLSTIQNADNIVVLQKGEIVEQGTHLELIEKNGTYKKLVTMQSLDA
- a CDS encoding phospho-sugar mutase, which codes for MDNFLDTAKSWMTDFFDPAIKKEIQHLIENDTDELKDRFYKNMEFGTGGMRGVMGVGTNRINKYTLGKSTQGLSNYLNKTYAGEDIKVVIAFDCRHNSDTLARTVAEVFSANGIKVYLFSELRTTPELSFAVRHLNCHAGIVLTASHNPPEYNGYKVYWTDGGQIVPPQDGEIISEINSLSVEDIKFQSNDSLIEVIDKEVDEAFIEASVANGNFNAAGKDDFKIVFTSLHGTSITAIPEVLKRAGYKNVTIIEEQAKPDGNFPTVKSPNPEESEALSMAVKKAEEIGADMVVGTDPDSDRLGIAVRNLDGEMEIVNGNQAMVLMTKFLLEKRKEQGFKGNEFIATTIVSTPMMETMAKAYGVEFKTALTGFKWIGKMIKDFPESNFIGGGEESFGYMVGDFVRDKDAVTSTLLACEIAAEAKANGSSFYKDLIDCYVDYGFYKEHLVSITKKGISGAEEIKQMLKDFKENPVSSVAGSKVKWIEDYNTSTAKNVLTGEEKAINIPKSNVLIYETEDGTRVAARPSGTEPKVKFYISTNTKLDTAANYKAVAATLDAKIARILSELKLS
- a CDS encoding glycosyltransferase family 2 protein; the protein is MQLSIVIPLLNEEESLKELHDWIVSVMQSNHFLYEIIFVDDGSTDASWATISKLSKENTNVKGIRFLRNFGKSQALHAGFNAATGDVVITMDADLQDNPEEIPALYSLISSEGYDLISGWKKKRYDSIIFKNLPSKLFNWAARRTSGVKLNDFNCGLKAYDRSVIKTIEVSGEMHRYIPVLAKNAGFSKIGEKVVQHQSRKYGKTKFGMDRFINGFLDLITIWFVSKFGKRPMHLFGALGVVMFLIGFGFALYLGIDKLFLNPFGRLITDRPQFYIALTSMVMGTQLFLAGFLGEIMIRSKREEKRYVIADKIAL
- a CDS encoding DUF4199 domain-containing protein, which codes for MEENQPKTGKYALNYGLLSGGIGVIFGLMLYSMDMHYQGDFMTIIISLLITLGVIILALVQFKKANNGFMSFGQALKVGVGLCLIGGIIGVIFNQLMANVIDPDMLDKAMEFQKNKMLEGSSLTPAQIDEQLAMGKKFQTPVMQIAFGLLGSIFFGFILTLIPALVLKKQENLD
- a CDS encoding type B 50S ribosomal protein L31, whose protein sequence is MQKGIHPENYRLVAFKDMSNDEVFLTKSTADTKETVEVDGVEYPLVKLEISRTSHPFYTGKAKFLDTAGRIDKFKNKYKKFAKPEADKAKEDE
- a CDS encoding GlmU family protein translates to MNYILFDGSVRNNLLPFTFTRPVGEIRIGIMTIKEKWEAYLKATFSYHTEDYLGVKYPLILKKDNVFVNASFLPNEQLVTAVKEIKENQALFSNEGLVAYRSSAVLQEKAIDALDKVVFEAAILNIEHTWDIFSKNGEALQADFEFLTKGRLSQPISKTNSLIHPERIFLEEGAKVEYSILNATDGPIYIGKNAEIWEGSLVRGGLALCANATIKMGGKLYGPTTIGPHSKVCGEVSNSVIFGYSSKGHEGYLGNAVLGEWCNIGADSNNSNLKNNYAKVRLWNYATEKFEQTGLQFCGLMMGDHSKTAINTMLNTGTVVGVNVNVYTPGFPRNFIPSFSWGGASGFSTYMPNKAFEAAKVMMARRGVAFNEIEAAILNHVFEETKKWRKY